A region from the Triticum urartu cultivar G1812 chromosome 1, Tu2.1, whole genome shotgun sequence genome encodes:
- the LOC125511965 gene encoding putative pentatricopeptide repeat-containing protein At1g16830, with protein sequence MLHAARRRTPPLPARLAAAFFAAKPQPQPPALSPQIVETAVSRCPSDALALSFFLWCARRPAYFHPPSSFDRVLPAATRLASRLGTAPALLRELQSLGCPIRPHTFLLLLRLYWRGGLYPLVLHLFDEMPRWGFHHNAFARNVVLDVLLRTGCVDDALRFVQGNPSPNYLTYAIVLTHLSRARDWSGLRVCFTAMLSQGFLPSATSLASVFACCSKAGTMAELQQLLSYALVSGQQLSPAMWTCLIARMCSEGRLDEACKTLGNMVRSGSSPTVVTYTPLVRGLFRAGRHDIASELLGSMASNGCTPDLVMYNVLMDCMMRERRYDEAIDIYLHLHGSQIKPDAYTLSTLVQVLQLSRNIDLLPRLILGLDISYDLVACNSMLSALCKSGFPSEALQFYIDMIGLGIRPDSYSYVGLLDSLCHLGRIDHAVNLYRSVVTSNPDSDAYVHAAILRGLVRRGQNIMAFRILREAVRQNYALDTVCYTIVLHGLFRGHFVQEARDLFDKMKDSGVASNTCTYNVMLRGLCRARDMLAVTQLLTEMEGANVHMDSTSFNVVVVLLVKLQRISSATALIREMLNLGMKLSTKTCWLLSQSIGHRFVLEDSISAESDVSDSTCDLLVCSAS encoded by the coding sequence ATGCTCCACGCCGCACGGAGGCGGACACCGCCGCTCCCTGCCAGGctcgccgccgccttcttcgccgCCAAGCCCCAGCCCCAGCCGCCCGCCCTGTCGCCGCAGATCGTCGAGACCGCCGTATCCCGCTGCCCTTCCGACGCCCTCGCGCTCTCCTTCTTCCTCTGGTGCGCCCGCCGCCCCGCCTACTTCCACCCGCCCTCGTCCTTCGACCGCGTCCTCCCCGCCGCCACGCGCCTCGCGTCCCGCCTCGGCACCGCCCCCGCGCTCCTCCGCGAGCTCCAGAGCCTCGGGTGCCCCATCAGGCCCCACACCTTCCTGCTCCTGCTCAGGCTCTACTGGCGCGGCGGCCTGTACCCGCTCGTGCTCCACCTGTTCGACGAAATGCCCCGCTGGGGCTTCCACCACAACGCCTTCGCGCGCAATGTCGTCCTCGACGTACTGCTCAGGACCGGCTGCGTCGATGATGCGTTGCGCTTCGTGCAGGGCAACCCGTCGCCCAACTACCTCACCTATGCCATTGTCCTGACTCATCTCTCCAGAGCCAGGGATTGGTCAGGGTTGCGCGTCTGTTTCACAGCTATGCTGAGCCAAGGTTTTCTCCCCAGCGCCACTTCTCTCGCCTCGGTCTTTGCCTGTTGCAGTAAGGCTGGTACCATGGCCGAGCTACAACAGCTGCTGTCCTATGCGCTTGTCTCGGGCCAGCAGCTCAGTCCGGCCATGTGGACGTGTCTCATCGCTCGTATGTGCAGTGAGGGAAGGCTAGATGAGGCCTGTAAAACTCTTGGAAATATGGTGCGTTCTGGCTCTTCACCAACAGTGGTGACTTACACACCGCTTGTCAGAGGTCTCTTCCGAGCTGGGAGGCATGACATTGCCAGTGAGCTGCTGGGATCCATGGCATCCAACGGTTGCACCCCAGACCTTGTTATGTATAATGTTCTGATGGACTGCATGATGAGGGAGAGGAGGTACGATGAGGCCATAGACATCTACCTACATCTTCATGGGAGCCAGATAAAGCCGGATGCATACACTTTGTCTACTTTGGTTCAGGTATTGCAGTTGTCACGGAACATAGATCTTCTCCCTAGGTTAATCCTGGGCTTGGATATCTCTTATGATCTTGTGGCTTGCAATTCTATGCTGAGTGCTCTGTGCAAGTCAGGGTTTCCATCCGAAGCCCTTCAGTTCTACATCGATATGATTGGTTTGGGCATCAGGCCAGACAGCTACAGTTATGTTGGATTGTTGGATAGTTTGTGTCACTTGGGAAGGATAGATCATGCAGTCAACCTCTACCGCAGTGTTGTCACAAGCAATCCTGATTCAGACGCCTACGTCCATGCAGCCATCCTCCGTGGCCTTGTTAGAAGGGGCCAGAACATAATGGCATTTAGGATTCTCAGGGAGGCTGTGCGTCAAAATTATGCACTTGATACCGTGTGCTACACCATTGTTCTGCATGGTCTATTCCGAGGTCATTTTGTTCAAGAGGCTCGTGATTTGTTTGACAAGATGAAGGATTCAGGAGTTGCTTCCAACACTTGTACATACAATGTAATGCTTCGTGGACTGTGTAGAGCCAGGGATATGCTTGCAGTCACGCAGTTACTAACAGAAATGGAAGGCGCCAATGTTCACATGGATAGTACCTCATTCAACGTGGTAGTTGTGCTCTTAGTCAAATTGCAGCGCATCAGTTCGGCAACAGCTTTGATCAGAGAAATGCTCAATCTAGGCATGAAACTTAGCACCAAAACTTGCTGGTTACTTTCTCAATCAATTGGTCATAGATTCGTTTTGGAGGATTCTATCAGTGCTGAAAGTGATGTGTCTGACTCAACATGCGATCTGCTTGTATGCTCAGCTTCATAG
- the LOC125511949 gene encoding cellulose synthase-like protein D1, whose protein sequence is MGSKGILKNSGSSRVPPHGPSKPPTAPTSAPQVVFGRRTESGRFISYSRDDLDSEISSVDFQDYHVHIPMTPDNQPMEEDGTKADEQYVSSSLFTGGFNSVTRAHVMDKQGPDSDMGRSGPKGSICMVEGCDSKIMRNGRGEDILPCECDFKICVDCFTDAVKGGGGVCPGCKELYKHTEWEEVLSNSSNELTRALSLPHGPGGKMERRLSLVKQGTMNNQSGEFDHNRWLFETKGTYGYGNAIWPDDNVDDDGRNGVPGHPKELMSKPWRPLTRKLQIPAAVISPYRLLVLIRLVALAFFLMWRIKHQNDDAIWLWGMSIVCELWFALSWVLDQLPKLCPINRATDLSVLKEKFETPTPSNPTGKSDLPGIDIFVSTADPEKEPVLVTANTILSILAVDYPVDKLACYVSDDGGALLTFEAMAEAASFANFWVPFCRKHDIEPRNPDSYFNLKRDPFKNKVKADFVKDRRRIKREYDEFKVRVNGLPDSIRRRSDAYHAREEIQAMNLQREKIKAGGDEQFEPVKIPKATWMADSTHWPGTWIHPSQDHARGDHAGIIQVMLKPPSDMPMYGNIEKSPLDFSGVDTRLPMLVYMSREKRPGYDHNKKAGAMNALVRASAIMSNGPFILNLDCDHYVYNSKAFREGMCFMMDRGGDRLCYVQFPQRFEGIDPSDRYANHNTVFFDINMRALDGLQGPVYVGTGCLFRRIALYGFDPPRSKDHSPGFCGCCLPRRRKASASNANPEETMALRMGDFDGDSMNLATFPKKFGNSSFLIDSIPVAEFQGRPLADHPSVKNGRPPGALTIPREILDASIVAEAISVVSCWYEEKTEWGTRVGWIYGSVTEDVVTGYRMHNRGWKSVYCVTQRDAFRGTAPINLTDRLHQVLRWATGSVEIFFSRNNALFASSKMKVLQRIAYLNVGIYPFTSIFLIVYCFLPALSLFSGQFIVQTLNVTFLTYLLIITVTLCLLAMLEIKWSGIALEEWWRNEQFWLIGGTSAHLAAVMQGLLKVVAGIEISFTLTSKQVGDDIDDEFAELYEVKWTSLMIPPLTIIMVNLVAIAVGFSRTIYSTIPQWSKLLGGVFFSFWVLAHLYPFAKGLMGRRGRTPTIVYVWAGLVSITISLLWIAINPPSSAANQQLGGSFSFP, encoded by the exons ATGGGGTCCAAGGGAATCCTCAAGAACAGCGGCTCCAGCCGCGTGCCGCCGCACGGCCCCAGCAAGCCACCGACGGCACCAACATCGGCGCCGCAGGTGGTCTTTGGGCGGCGAACCGAGTCTGGGCGCTTCATCAGCTACTCGCGCGACGACCTCGACTCAGAGATCAGCAGCGTCGACTTCCAGGACTACCATGTCCACATCCCCATGACGCCTGACAACCAGCCCATGGAGGAGGACGGCACCAAGGCCGACGAGCAATACGTCTCCAGCTCGCTCTTCACCGGCGGCTTCAACAGCGTCACCCGTGCCCATGTCATGGACAAGCAGGGCCCTGACTCCGACATGGGTCGATCTGGCCCCAAGGGCTCCATCTGCATGGTCGAGGGATGCGACAGCAAGATCATGCGCAACGGCCGTGGGGAGGACATCCTCCCCTGTGAGTGTGACTTCAAAATCTGCGTCGActgcttcaccgacgccgtcaaGGGTGGCGGCGGTGTCTGCCCCGGGTGCAAAGAGCTTTACAAGCACACCGAGTGGGAAGAAGTCCTCTCCAACTCCAGCAATGAGCTGACACGGGCTCTCTCGCTGCCACATGGGCCAGGGGGCAAGATGGAGAGGCGTCTTTCGTTGGTGAAGCAGGGCACTATGAACAACCAGTCCGGTGAGTTTGACCATAACCGCTGGCTCTTTGAGACCAAGGGGACATATGGCTATGGTAATGCCATTTGGCCAGACGACAATGTGGATGATGATGGCAGAAATGGAGTACCAGGGCACCCCAAGGAGCTCATGTCTAAACCATGGCGGCCACTCACCCGCAAGCTCCAGATTCCAGCTGCTGTCATCAGTCCTTACAG GCTCCTTGTCCTCATCCGCTTGGTTGCACTGGCCTTCTTCCTCATGTGGCGTATCAAGCATCAAAATGATGATGCCATCTGGCTCTGGGGAATGTCAATTGTTTGTGAGCTCTGGTTCGCATTGTCATGGGTGTTGGACCAGCTTCCAAAGCTTTGCCCTATCAACCGTGCTACAGATCTCTCTGTGCTTAAAGAAAAGTTTGAGACACCAACGCCGAGCAATCCAACAGGCAAATCTGATCTCCCTGGAATTGATATCTTTGTGTCAACTGCTGATCCAGAAAAGGAGCCGGTCCTGGTCACAGCAAACACAATTCTCTCAATCCTTGCAGTTGACTACCCTGTCGATAAGCTTGCATGTTATGTGTCAGATGATGGAGGGGCACTGCTGACCTTCGAGGCGATGGCTGAGGCAGCAAGCTTTGCTAATTTCTGGGTGCCATTCTGCAGGAAGCATGACATTGAACCCAGGAACCCGGACAGCTACTTCAACCTGAAGAGAGATCCTTTCAAGAATAAGGTGAAGGCTGACTTTGTAAAGGACAGGAGAAGGATCAAGCGTGAGTATGATGAGTTCAAGGTCCGCGTTAATGGCTTGCCAGATTCCATCAGGCGCCGCTCTGATGCATACCATGCCCGTGAGGAAATCCAGGCAATGAATCTTCAAAGGGAAAAGATCAAGGCTGGAGGTGATGAGCAATTTGAGCCAGTGAAGATTCCCAAGGCAACATGGATGGCTGATAGCACTCACTGGCCCGGTACATGGATTCATCCGTCACAAGATCATGCACGTGGTGATCATGCAGGAATCATACAG GTTATGCTGAAACCACCAAGTGACATGCCAATGTATGGGAACATTGAAAAGTCACCTCTTGACTTTTCAGGAGTGGATACAAGACTTCCAATGCTGGTGTACATGTCACGTGAGAAACGTCCGGGATATGATCACAACAAGAAAGCAGGTGCCATGAATGCATTGGTTCGTGCATCAGCCATCATGTCCAATGGTCCCTTCATTCTTAATCTGGACTGTGATCACTACGTTTACAACTCAAAGGCCTTCAGGGAGGGCATGTGCTTCATGATGGACCGTGGTGGTGACCGACTCTGCTATGTGCAGTTCCCTCAGAGGTTTGAAGGTATTGACCCTTCTGACCGGTATGCTAACCACAATACTGTTTTCTTTGATATAAACATGCGTGCTCTTGATGGTCTGCAAGGACCAGTGTATGTCGGCACTGGGTGCCTCTTCCGGCGAATCGCCCTATATGGCTTTGACCCACCTCGTTCCAAGGATCACAGCCCAGGCTTTTGTGGTTGCTGCCTCCCACGACGCCGCAAGGCATCTGCTTCCAATGCTAATCCCGAGGAGACAATGGCTCTCCGTATGGGTGATTTTGACGGGGACAGCATGAACCTCGCCACATTCCCGAAGAAGTTTGGAAATTCCAGCTTTCTGATTGACTCCATCCCAGTAGCAGAGTTCCAGGGAAGGCCCTTGGCTGACCATCCATCTGTCAAGAATGGGCGTCCACCTGGTGCTCTAACAATTCCACGTGAAATACTGGATGCATCCATTGTGGCAGAAGCAATCAGTGTAGTTTCATGTTGGTATGAGGAGAAGACAGAGTGGGGCACTCGTGTGGGGTGGATCTATGGATCTGTCACTGAGGATGTTGTGACAGGGTACCGCATGCATAATCGTGGATGGAAGTCAGTGTACTGTGTCACACAGCGTGATGCCTTCCGCGGCACTGCCCCTATCAATCTCACAGATCGTCTTCACCAGGTGCTTCGGTGGGCTACTGGTTCTGTCGAGATCTTTTTCTCTCGGAACAATGCATTGTTTGCCAGCTCCAAAATGAAG GTACTACAAAGGATTGCATACCTCAATGTTGGCATATATCCCTTCACATCCATCTTCCTCATTGTCTACTGCTTCCTTCCAGCACTCTCCCTTTTCTCAGGGCAGttcattgtgcaaacactcaatgTCACCTTCCTGACATACCTACTTATCATCACCGTCACGCTTTGTCTCCTGGCCATGCTGGAGATCAAGTGGTCTGGAATTGCACTGGAAGAGTGGTGGCGAAATGAACAATTCTGGCTTATTGGTGGAACTAGTGCTCACCTAGCTGCTGTGATGCAAGGTCTACTGAAAGTTGTTGCAGGGATTGAGATCTCATTCACACTCACATCAAAGCAGGTGGGTGACGATATCGATGATGAATTTGCAGAACTCTACGAAGTAAAGTGGACTTCATTGATGATACCACCTCTCACCATCATCATGGTGAACCTTGTTGCCATTGCTGTTGGCTTCAGCCGCACAATTTACAGCACAATCCCGCAATGGAGCAAGCTTCTTGGTGGAGTGTTTTTCAGCTTCTGGGTGCTTGCCCATTTATATCCATTTGCAAAGGGGCTCATGGGCAGGAGAGGCAGGACACCCACCATTGTGTATGTCTGGGCTGGATTAGTTTCCATCACTATTTCATTGCTCTGGATTGCAATCAATCCTCCATCGTCAGCTGCCAATCAACAGTTAGGCGGGTCATTCTCTTTCCCTTGA